One genomic region from Muntiacus reevesi chromosome 16, mMunRee1.1, whole genome shotgun sequence encodes:
- the TLR10 gene encoding toll-like receptor 10 gives MRHIRSIYILCSIVTSVHSRASELPEERELTTNFSSMSLRKVPEDLSPITTTLDLSYNLLFQLQHSDFRSLSNLKVLILCHNRIQELDIKTFEFNKELRYLDVSNNRLKSVTWFPLAGLRHVDLSFNDFDAVPICVETGNMSQLETLGLSGAKIQKSDFQKIAHLHLNTVFLGLRTLSHYEEGSLPILNTTKLHIVLPVNTNFWVLLQDGIKTSKILEVTNIDLQKSQFTSYGSQQNPTLENAKTSILLLNKVDLSWDDLFFIFQLVWHTSVEYFQIQHVTFGGKVYLDHNSFDYSNTVMRTVKLEHVHFRIFNIPQESVYLLFTKMDIENLTISDGQMPHMLFPMYPTRFQYLNFANNILTDDVFKKSIQLPHLKTLILKDNKLETLSLVSCFASNTSLRHLDLSENLLQHENDENCLWPETLVTMNLSFNKFADSVFRCLPRNIQILDLNSNKIQTVPQEIIHLTSLRELNLAFNFLTDLPGCSHFRRLSVLNVEMNLILSTSLDFFQSCQEVKILNAGRNPFRCTCELRDFIQLGKYSEGMMVGWSDSYICEYPLNLKGTQLKDVHLPEISCNTGLLIVTIGVIMLVLGMAVAFCCFRFDLPWYLRMLHQWTQTRLRVRKTIQEQLRRSVQFHVCISYSEHDSAWVKYELIPRIEKEDGSVLICLHEGTSDPGQSMTGDAINCMEKSHKSIFVLSPKFVQSEWCHYEPCFAHHNLSHESPDYIVLILLEPIPLYCIPTRYPKLKALMEKKAYLEWPQDRRKCGLFWANLQAALHVSLLDPRGTCEPQTFTELNEVFQGSAVSLIRTDCL, from the coding sequence ATGAGACACATCAGAAGCATTTACATACTTTGTAGTATTGTCACGTCCGTGCATAGTAGGGCTTCAGAGCtgccagaagaaagggaattgACTACCAACTTCTCCAGCATGTCTTTAAGAAAGGTTCCTGAAGACTTGTCCCCAATCACAACCACATTGGATTTGTCCTATAACCTCCTTTTTCAACTCCAGCATTCAGATTTTCGTTCTCTCTCTAATCTGAAAGTTTTGATTCTATGCCATAACAGAATCCAAGAGCTGGATATCAAGACCTTTGAATTCAACAAGGAGTTAAGATACTTAGATGTGTCTAACAACAGACTGAAGAGCGTAACCTGGTTCCCACTGGCAGGTCTCAGGCATGTAGATTTGTCCTTCAATGACTTTGACGCTGTGCCTATCTGCGTGGAGACTGGCAACATGTCACAGCTGGAAACCCTAGGTTTGAGTGGggcaaaaatacaaaaatcagattTTCAGAAAATTGCTCATTTGCATCTAAATACCGTCTTCTTAGGATTGAGAACGCTTTCTCATTATGAAGAAGGTAGCCTGCCCATCTTAAACACAACAAAACTTCACATTGTGTTACCAGTGAACACAAACTTCTGGGTTCTTTTGCAGGATGGAAtcaaaacttcaaaaatattagAAGTCACGAATATAGATTTGCAAAAGAGCCAGTTTACAAGCTATGGATCTCAACAAAACCCTACTTTAGAGAATGCCAAGACATCCATTCTGTTACTTAATAAAGTTGACTTATCCTGGGACGATCTTTTTTTCATCTTCCAATTAGTTTGGCATACGTCAGTAGAGTACTTCCAGATTCAACATGTGACCTTTGGAGGTAAGGTCTATCTTGACCACAATTCATTTGACTACTCAAATACTGTAATGAGAACTGTAAAACTGGAACATgtacattttagaatttttaatatcCCCCAGGAGAGCGTCTACTTGCTTTTTACCAAAATGGATATAGAAAACCTGACAATATCAGATGGACAAATGCCTCACATGCTGTTCCCTATGTATCCTACAAGATTCCAATATTTAAATTTCGCTAATAATATCTTAACAGATGATGTGTTTAAAAAATCTATCCAATTGCCTCATTTGAAAACTCTCATCTTGAAGGACAATAAATTGGAGACTCTTTCCTTAGTGAGTTGCTTTGCCAGCAACACATCCTTGAGGCACTTAGATCTGAGTGAAAATCTGTTACaacatgaaaatgatgaaaattgcTTGTGGCCAGAAACCTTGGTGACCATGAACTTGTCATTCAACAAATTTGCTGATTCTGTTTTCAGGTGCTTGCCTAGAAACATTCAAATACTGGACCTGAATAGTAACAAAATTCAAACTGTCCCTCAAGAGATTATTCACCTGACATCTTTGCGAGAGTTAAATCTTGCATTTAATTTTCTAACTGATCTTCCTGGGTGCAGTCATTTCAGAAGACTCTCAGTTCTGAATGTTGAAATGAACTTAATTCTCAGCACATCTCTGGATTTTTTCCAGAGCTGCCAGGAAGTTAAAATTCTAAATGCAGGAAGAAATCCATTCCGGTGTACTTGTGAATTAAGAGATTTCATTCAGCTTGGAAAATACTCAGAGGGCATGATGGTTGGATGGTCAGATTCATACATCTGTGAATACCCTTTGAATCTAAAGGGGACTCAGTTAAAGGATGTTCATCTTCCAGAAATATCTTGCAACACCGGTTTGCTGATTGTCACCATTGGGGTTATCATGCTCGTTCTGGGGATGGCTGTGGCCTTCTGCTGCTTCCGCTTTGATTTGCCCTGGTATCTCAGGATGCTACATCAGTGGACTCAGACACGGCTCAGGGTTAGGAAGACAATTCAGGAACAACTCAGAAGAAGTGTCCAATTCCACGTGTGTATTTCATACAGTGAACACGATTCTGCCTGGGTGAAGTATGAGTTGATTCCCAGGATAGAGAAAGAAGATGGTTCTGTTCTGATTTGCCTTCATGAGGGAACCTCTGACCCTGGCCAGAGTATGACGGGAGATGCCATCAACTGCATGGAGAAAAGTCACAAGTCCATCTTTGTTCTGTCTCCCAAGTTTGTCCAGAGCGAGTGGTGCCATTATGAACCCTGCTTTGCCCACCACAATCTCTCCCATGAGAGTCCTGATTACATAGTTCTTATCTTACTGGAACCCATTCCACTCTACTGCATCCCTACCAGATATCCTAAGCTGAAAGCTCTCATGGAAAAGAAAGCATACTTGGAGTGGCCCCAGGATAGGCGTAAATGTGGCCTTTTTTGGGCGAACCTTCAAGCTGCTCTTCATGTTAGTTTATTAGACCCCAGAGGGACATGTGAGCCACAGACATTCACAGAACTGAACGAAGTGTTTCAAGGTTCTGCAGTCTCTCTGATCAGAACAGACTGCCTGTAG